ACTCTCAATTCTCGTGTTAAGCGACCGATATAGAGTGTTGCGCGGGCCAGTGCCACCCGCCTTTGCGATTCTAGTCCTCGCTGTCCGCTTCCGTACCGACACTATCGCTGTCTGCGGCCATCATGGCGTCGAACGCATTGTCCACCGGGTCCAGCAACCCGGTCGCCCGCAATTCCTCGATCCCAGGAAGATCCTTGCGACTCGAGAGGCCGAAATGCTGCAGGAACTCGGGCGTGATGGCATAGATCACGGGGCGGCCGGGCACTTCGCGCCGTCCGGCGATCCGGACCCAGCCCGCTTCCATCAGCACGTCCAGCGTACCCTTCGCTGTCTGCACCCCGCGGATCGATTCGATCTCCGCGCGGCTTACCGGCTCGTGATAGGCGATGATCGCCAGCACTTCCGTCGCCGCGCGGCTGAGGCTGCGCACCTGTTCGCGTTCCCGGCGCAGCAGGTGGGCCAGATCGGGCGCGGTCTGGAAATGCCATTTGCCGCCCCGCTCCACCAGGTGGATACCGCGGTCTTCATAATGCGAAACGAGGTCCTGCAGGATGGCGCGGATCGCCGATGCCGGGCTGTCGCCCAGATGGCTGGCGATGACGTCCGCGCTCAGCGGCTCCTCGGATGCGAACAGGGTGGCTTCGACCGCGCGCGCAAGGTCGTCTCGTTCCTCGCTCATGCGGTCACCCGTCGAAGGCGCATCGGGCCGAATGTCTCGTCCTGCGCGATTTCGGCCCGGCCCCGCCGCGCCAGTTCCAGCGCGGCCACGAAGCTCGATGCGAGGGCCGACTTGCGCAAGCGCGGCTCCGCATGGGGCGGCAGGAACTGTTCGAGCCTGATCCAGTCGAGCGTCACGCCGAGCATCGCGGACACCCGGTCGAGCGCGCTTTCCAGCGTCATCACGGGCCGCTCGCGCACAAGGTGCACGGCAGGCGCTGTGCGCGCCTTGACCTGGCCATACCCCTGCATCAGCGCATAGAGGTCGCAGGTCCACTTCGTCGTCCGGTCGGTCCGCAGCCCTTCGGGACTTCCGCGCAGGAACACGTCGCGCCCTATCCGGTCCCGCGCCATCAGCCGTGCCGCGGATTCCCGCATCGCACCGAGCCTCTGCAGCCGCAGTTGCAGCCGCAGCGCCAGTTCCTCGGGACTGGGATCCTCCTGCTCCTCGCGGGGAAGGAGCAATGCGGATTTCAGGTAGGCGAGCCAGGCCGCCATCACGAGGTAGTCCGCGGCCAGCTCCAGCTTCAGCGCTTCGGCCTCCTCGATATAGACCAGGTACTGGTCGACCAGTTCGAGGATGGAAATCTGGCGCAGATCGACCTTCTGGCGCCGCGCGAGGTCAAGGAGGAGGTCGAGCGGCCCCGCCCAGCCTTCCAGTTCGAGGTAGAGCTTGGCGTCCGTGCGCGCGCCCTCGTCCCGCTCGATCCAGGCGTCGTCCTCGCCGCCCGTCGAACCGGCGAAGAAGAGCCCGTCCTGCGTCACGCGGCCCGTTCCACCAGCGCGAGCAGGCTGTCGCGCTTCGCGAGCAAATCCTGCCGATCGCCGCCGGGATCGCCGGCGCCTGCGCCTTCCATGGCGCGGTCCCAGCGACGGCGCGTGGCGTCGGACATGGTCGGGTTGCGTTCGACGATCCCGGTCATGTCCTCCATCTTGCCCCAGCAATTGAGCGCGATGTCGCATCCGGCCGCCAGTGCCCGCTCGGACCGTTCCGGAATCGTCCCCTCGAGAGCCTGCATGTCGATATCGTCGGTCAGCAGCAGACCGTCGAAACCGATGCGCTTGCGGATGATCTCCTCGATGATCCAGGGCGACTGGGTGGCGGGGTTTTCGGCGTCCCACGCAGTGAAGCGGATGTGGGCGCTCATTCCTATCGGCGCGTCGGAAAGGGCACGGAACGGGGCGATGTCGGTCTCGAGTTCCTCGTCCGACGCATCGACCACCGGCATTTCCTTGTGGCTATCCGCGGTCGCGCGGCCATGGCCCGGCATGTGCTTGAGGCAACCCACGACGCCGGCGCCGGCCATCCCGTCCAGAACCGCGCGTCCCAGCGCGGCGACCTGCACCGGATCGTCTCCCAGCGACCGGTCGCCGATGACGTCGTCGGTTTCCGGGCGGCGCACGTCCAGCGGCGCGTGGAAATCGACCGTGATGCCGTGCGCCGCCAGTTCCAGGCCCATCGCGCGGGCATTCACCCGCGCTGCCTCGATCGCGCTGATAGGTGCCAGCTGGTACAGGCGGGCAAAGGCCTCGCCCGCGGGGTAACGATCCCATTCGGGCGGCTTCATCCGGACGACCCGCCCGCCTTCCTGGTCGATGGAAATGAAGGTCCTGTCCCGGCCATGGATCGCGCGCAGATCGTCGGTCAGGCGGCGCAGCTGCTCGCTGCCCTGGCAATTGCGCGCGAACAGGATATAGCCTGCGGGATCCGCATCGCGGAAGAAGGCGCGCTCGTCGTCGGACAGTTCCGGTCCGAGAATGCCGAATATGGCGGGTGTCATGGAACCGAAAATCGCAGCAGGGCGATGGTCAGGCAAGTCACCTGCGATCGCCCATGTGGACAATCGCGCGCGTCAGCCCTTCACCTGGCATTCGATCCCTTCGGACTTCAGCGCCGTACACAGGCGGTTCGCATCCGAATTGTCGCCCGCGACCGCCTGCAACCGGAACACGGTAGCACCGTCGACCGTCGCTTCCTCGACGCGATAGCGCCTGCCGCTCAACGTGTCGGATCGCCGGACGAGGGCTTCCCACGCCTCCACCGCTCGTTCCCGCCGGGAATAGGCGCCCAGCTGCACGCCGATGCCGCCCGAACCGGATGCCTCGCCCTCGGCGGCTTCGGGCCGCTGGCTCCCTTCGGCATCGATGGAGGGACGCGCGGAATTGCCTTCGGCCAGCCGGCCTTCGGTCGTCTTGCCTTCGCCGACGCCCGGAGCGACCTGTCCGCTGCCTTCGAATTCCTTGCCGCCCGCATCCTCGGGACGCGACTTCACCGGACCCTCGGGCGCCTCGATCGTGCTGCCGTCGGCCACCAGGTCAGGATCGGGTCCGCGGTTGGACAGCCACCAGACGGCGCCCAGGATCGCGGCCAGCGCGATGAGGCCGATCAGGACGAAGGCGATGACGCGCGCCGTGTCCGGACCGCTTTCCTCGTCATATTCGGAGGATTCGAGCCAGGGGAGGCTTTCGTCTTCGGTGTCGAATTCGAGTTCGGTCTCGCCGTCGGCATCGCCGTTCGCGTCGTCCCCGTCCCGAAGCGTTTCGTAGGACGTGAGGTATTCCTCGTCCCGATCGTCGCGCTCGTCCATTGCCCCTGTCACCCTACATCTCCTCGACGGCCTCGACCCCGAGTATGGCGAGACCATTGCGGATTACTTGCCCGATCTGCGCAGCCAGGAAAAGTCTGGCTTCGGTCAGCTCTTTGTCCTGTGCCACGATGACGCGTTTTTGCTCGTCCTCGTTGCCCAGGTGCCAGTAGGCGTGGAAGGCCGCCGCGAGATCGTAGAGGTAGAACGCGATGCGATGCGGTTCGCGGGCCCTGGCCGCGGACTCCACCACGCGCGGGAACTGCGCGGCCTGCGAAACCAGCGCGAGTTCGTCCCTGCCGAGCCGGTCGAGATGGTCGCCCGACGGCGCCATCGCTTCCGCGCCGGCCTTGCGCATGGTCGAACGGATGCGCGCGTGCGCGTATTGCACGTAGAAGACGGGGTTGTCCTTCGACGCCTCGACCACCTTGGCGAAGTCGAAATCCATCTGCGCTTCGGGCTTGCGGGTGAGCATCGTGAAGCGGACCACGTCCTTGCCCACTTCCTCCACCACTTCGGCCATGGTCACGAAATTGCCGGACCGCTTCGACATCTTGACCGGCTCGCCATCGCGAAGGAGCTGCACCATCTGGACCAGTTTCACGTCGAACGGAATGTCCCGCCCCGCCCCGCTCGTCAGCGCGGAGACGGCGGCGCGGATGCGCTTGACCGTCCCGGCATGGTCGGCACCCCAGATGTCGATCAGCGCATCCGCCTCTTCCGCCTTCTGGAAATGATAGGCGAGGTCCGCACCGAAATAGGTCCACTTGCCGTCGGACTTTTTTATCGGGCGATCCTGGTCGTCCCCGAACTTCGTAGACCGGAACAGCGGCAGTTCGACCGGCTCCCAGTCCTCCGGGGTCTTGCCCTTCGGCGCCTCCAGCATCCCGTCATAAACGAGGTCGTGGGCGCGCAGCCATTGCTCCGCCTTTTCCGGCTTCCCCGCCGTTTGGAGTGCCGCTTCGGATGCGAAGACATCGTGCGAGATGCCCAGCAGCGCGAGATCGTCCCGGATCAGATCCATCATGCGTTCGACCGCGAACGCCCGGAATATCTCCAGCCACTCGCTCTCGTCCGCGTCCCTGAACCGGTCGCCGAATTCCGACGCCGCGGCCTCGCCCACGGGTTTCAGGTATTCGCCGGGATAAAGTCCTTCGGGAATGGCGCCGATATCCTCGCCCAGCGCCTCACGATACCGCAGATGGGTCGAGCGGGCGAGCACGTCGACCTGGCCGCCCGCGTCGTTGACGTAATATTCGCGGATCACCTCGTGCCCGGCGAACTCCAGCAGGCTCGACAGCGCATCGCCGACGACCGCACCGCGGCAATGGCCCATGTGCATCGGGCCAGTCGGGTTGGCCGACACGTACTCGACATTGACGCGCGTCCCGCCGCCCATGGCGGAACGGCCGTACGTCTCGCCAAGGGACGCGATGGTCGCGAGTTCCGCCCGCCAGGCGTCGTCCACGAGCCGCAGGTTGATGAAGCCGGGACCGGCGATTTCCGCGCCTGCGATATCGACGTCGCGCGAGAGATGCTCGACGACCTTTTCGGCCAGTGCGCGCGGATTGGTCCGGGCTTGCTTCGCCAGGACCATCGCGGCGTTGGTCGCGAGATCGCCATGCGATGCCTCGCGTGGCGGCTCGACCGTCACGCCCGAACGCGATGCGTCGGGCGGCAGGGCGCCCTCGGCTTCGAGGGCATCGAGAACGGCATCGATCTTGGCCGCGAAACGCGCGTGAATCGTCTGTGTGTCTGACATGGCGGAGCGCCTAGACCAACGCTCCCGATTGTGGAAGCGCGTCGCCCTAGCGGGTGACGTTGTAGGCGAGCTGGTCCTCGCTCAGCTGGAACCCGATCAGCATCTCGAACGTCGCCTGCCGCACCGCTGCCCGAACATCGGGATCGGCGAGCGGATCGAGCGCTGCATCCGCATCCCCGGGACGCCGCCGACGGGTGATCCGCTCGCGGATTTCCTCCGGCAGGGTCGCGGCCGAACGGTCGACCCAGCTCGATGCCCGGCCCTGTCCGACGGCCCGGTCCTGCCCGTCGGCGAAGGTCACCGTGACCTGACCGACGCGCTTGGACTGCACCGCGGTCCCGCCCTGCAGGACTGTCACGAAATACGGGATCTGGACCGTGCGCGCACCGGCGGTGGTGTTGCGGCGCGCCAGCACGTCGAAGGTCGCCTCGGTATAGACCCGCTCGCCCGTCTCGCTGCAGGAATTGCGCAGGTTCGTCATGGTCGCCGTCACGTCGAGACTGGCGAGCGACGTGTCGCCGGGCCGGGAGAAGGTCGTGACGTCGCCCGTATACTGGGGAATGCCGACGGCGGGGCAGGAGGTGCGCACCGCGGCGACACCCACGCCCTGATCGACGACGAGCTCGCCTTCGCGCGAGCAGCCGGCAAGCGCCAGCACGGCGACGGAAACAGGCAAAATCGTGCGCATCGATGGCATAGAAACGGTATCCTTCGTCAGTCTTGTGGCGCAGCCCTAGCGAGACGCGCGCGCAAGCGCTAGATGGTGGGGCATGAACGCCCCCTTTCGCCAAGACGCCGCCAGCAATGACGGCAAGCCGCTGCTGACCCTCCTGATCGCCGCCCCGCGCGGCTTCTGCGCCGGCGTGGACCGCGCTATCGAGATCGTGGAAAAGGCGCTCGATCGGTACGGTGCGCCGGTCTATGTCCGGCACGAGATCGTCCACAACAAGTACGTGGTCGACGAATTGCGCGAAAAAGGCGCCATCTTCGTCGAGGAGCTGGACGAGGTGCCCGACGATGCGCCGGTCGTCTTCAGCGCGCATGGCGTGCCCAAGTCGGTCCCGGCGGAAGCCGAACGGCGCAAGCTGCTCTATGTCGATGCCACCTGCCCGCTGGTCAGCAAGGTTCACAGGCAGGCCGAACGGCAGCTGGAAAAGGGCCGCCACATCATCTTCATCGGCCATTCGGGCCATCCCGAAGTGATCGGCACGATGGGCCAGGTGCCAGACGGGACGATGACGCTGGTGGAACGGGTCGAGGACGTCGCCACGCTGGAATTCGATGACGATGCGGAGCTGTCCTACCTGACGCAGACGACCCT
This genomic interval from Qipengyuania sp. JC766 contains the following:
- the nagZ gene encoding beta-N-acetylhexosaminidase translates to MTPAIFGILGPELSDDERAFFRDADPAGYILFARNCQGSEQLRRLTDDLRAIHGRDRTFISIDQEGGRVVRMKPPEWDRYPAGEAFARLYQLAPISAIEAARVNARAMGLELAAHGITVDFHAPLDVRRPETDDVIGDRSLGDDPVQVAALGRAVLDGMAGAGVVGCLKHMPGHGRATADSHKEMPVVDASDEELETDIAPFRALSDAPIGMSAHIRFTAWDAENPATQSPWIIEEIIRKRIGFDGLLLTDDIDMQALEGTIPERSERALAAGCDIALNCWGKMEDMTGIVERNPTMSDATRRRWDRAMEGAGAGDPGGDRQDLLAKRDSLLALVERAA
- a CDS encoding ScpA family protein, which gives rise to MERDEGARTDAKLYLELEGWAGPLDLLLDLARRQKVDLRQISILELVDQYLVYIEEAEALKLELAADYLVMAAWLAYLKSALLLPREEQEDPSPEELALRLQLRLQRLGAMRESAARLMARDRIGRDVFLRGSPEGLRTDRTTKWTCDLYALMQGYGQVKARTAPAVHLVRERPVMTLESALDRVSAMLGVTLDWIRLEQFLPPHAEPRLRKSALASSFVAALELARRGRAEIAQDETFGPMRLRRVTA
- the scpB gene encoding SMC-Scp complex subunit ScpB, whose product is MSEERDDLARAVEATLFASEEPLSADVIASHLGDSPASAIRAILQDLVSHYEDRGIHLVERGGKWHFQTAPDLAHLLRREREQVRSLSRAATEVLAIIAYHEPVSRAEIESIRGVQTAKGTLDVLMEAGWVRIAGRREVPGRPVIYAITPEFLQHFGLSSRKDLPGIEELRATGLLDPVDNAFDAMMAADSDSVGTEADSED
- the ispH gene encoding 4-hydroxy-3-methylbut-2-enyl diphosphate reductase, whose product is MNAPFRQDAASNDGKPLLTLLIAAPRGFCAGVDRAIEIVEKALDRYGAPVYVRHEIVHNKYVVDELREKGAIFVEELDEVPDDAPVVFSAHGVPKSVPAEAERRKLLYVDATCPLVSKVHRQAERQLEKGRHIIFIGHSGHPEVIGTMGQVPDGTMTLVERVEDVATLEFDDDAELSYLTQTTLSVDDTAEIVAALEEKYPTIAGPKAEDICYATSNRQAAVKQVAPGSDLVLVIGAENSSNSVRLVEVARRCGTDARLIQRASQIDPAWIEGVGTIGLTAGASAPEKLVREVVDKLAEWRTIEEHTILTTEEKMVFKLPRQLMD
- the argS gene encoding arginine--tRNA ligase: MSDTQTIHARFAAKIDAVLDALEAEGALPPDASRSGVTVEPPREASHGDLATNAAMVLAKQARTNPRALAEKVVEHLSRDVDIAGAEIAGPGFINLRLVDDAWRAELATIASLGETYGRSAMGGGTRVNVEYVSANPTGPMHMGHCRGAVVGDALSSLLEFAGHEVIREYYVNDAGGQVDVLARSTHLRYREALGEDIGAIPEGLYPGEYLKPVGEAAASEFGDRFRDADESEWLEIFRAFAVERMMDLIRDDLALLGISHDVFASEAALQTAGKPEKAEQWLRAHDLVYDGMLEAPKGKTPEDWEPVELPLFRSTKFGDDQDRPIKKSDGKWTYFGADLAYHFQKAEEADALIDIWGADHAGTVKRIRAAVSALTSGAGRDIPFDVKLVQMVQLLRDGEPVKMSKRSGNFVTMAEVVEEVGKDVVRFTMLTRKPEAQMDFDFAKVVEASKDNPVFYVQYAHARIRSTMRKAGAEAMAPSGDHLDRLGRDELALVSQAAQFPRVVESAARAREPHRIAFYLYDLAAAFHAYWHLGNEDEQKRVIVAQDKELTEARLFLAAQIGQVIRNGLAILGVEAVEEM
- a CDS encoding SPOR domain-containing protein, which translates into the protein MTGAMDERDDRDEEYLTSYETLRDGDDANGDADGETELEFDTEDESLPWLESSEYDEESGPDTARVIAFVLIGLIALAAILGAVWWLSNRGPDPDLVADGSTIEAPEGPVKSRPEDAGGKEFEGSGQVAPGVGEGKTTEGRLAEGNSARPSIDAEGSQRPEAAEGEASGSGGIGVQLGAYSRRERAVEAWEALVRRSDTLSGRRYRVEEATVDGATVFRLQAVAGDNSDANRLCTALKSEGIECQVKG